TGGCATGGTGGTTCAGCTTCGTGTCTATTAGTAATGATTGGGATGCTTGAacctagttttttaattatctgcGTTATGGAATCAAAAGTTTGTTCACATTGGAAGAGAGAAGAGGGAATCTAGAGTCAAATTAACCATATACAACCATATGAAAGATTCAGCAGAGAATTATTACCAGTCCATGAGTCAGTTCCAAGTTAAACTCCTTGCTGATGCAAGCAATAGCAAAGTGTGGACGAATAGGCTCAGAGAGAACCTGTTCAATAACCTCTTCCACAGCATCCTTGCAATCATAACACAAAAACTGGTGAGCTCTATTGGTTTTCTTTGGAACAACAAAGGAAAACAATTTAACATAAAAGGAAATCTTGAAGATTTCTATGCATttcgtttatttttatttatttttaattcatttccactattttcttcctttttttacttgataaaaACTTTGGTTAGTCATTACAGTTCAATTCCAGCCACGCATGCAAATGCGTTATCCACATAAATGCTGACAAATTGGACAATCTCATTAGGAACAATAaaattcttcttgtttttttcaacCAGAAGTAGGAACAACACCAATCCCAGCTGCGCATGCATGAGGCATACCAGCGAATATGTCCTATGAACATCTACGCTGACTGAAATCAGGCAATCACATCAACAATGATGAGTTCCTCCGATTTCTCCAACCAGAGGAACAATTAATACCAATTCCAGTTGAATGTGCATGACATACACCAGAAAACATGTTCTATGATCATATATGCTGACTGAAATTGTACAATCACATTAGTAACGATAGAGCTCCTCATGCTTCTTCAATTTGAGGAACAATTAATATCAATTCCAGTTGCGCATGCATGACACGCAGTGTCAAATATGTTCCATATGAAAATATATGCTAACAACAGGATTCCTCTTGTTTTCTCCTACCGAAAGGAACAATTTCAGTTGCGCATGTCATGCACGTGCATGCAAATATGTTATGTGAATATATAGTTTGACAACAGGATTCCTCTTGTTTTCTCCGCCTAAAAGGAACAATTCTAGTTGCGCGTGTCATGCACGTGCATGCGAATATATTCGGTGAACATATGTGCTGTCTAAAATTGGACAATTTGTccgatcaaaaaaaaaaaatactaattttcaaaactggatttgaaaatatttgaatgTATAACAACTTACATGGAGAGAAGGGTTGAGGGAGAGAGCAGAAGCAAGCTTGGGCCTTTTGAGTATTTGACTGCATATTTTGTACCAGCGTTTGTTAACACAGGCAGCATATGCAAAGGCCAAAGCTGGTAACCTTGAGAGTATGTTTTGCATTATCTCTTCAGTGACAAGGGAGAACCCACACATCATTCTTCCTGATAGCTGCTTAGCCATTTGAGTAGTACCTCTATATGCGAAGCGCATGTACAGTTTTGCATGGAAAGGGTAGGAGAGGTGCTGCCTATTTTATACTTGGTGAGAGAGTGCAGCAACTCATGTTGAAAAAGGAGTTATCTTTTCCAGAATCTTGTTGCAATTAAGGCCATTTAAGGAGATTGTGATTCTTTTCCTTTATTGGTTTCTGGTTTTGGATTCTCTGAATTGAATGAGTTTTGGTGTTTTCTGTCAGAACCAGCTCCTCTTTTGCTGGTTTTATCTGATTTCATATCCCACTTCAGTatccatatttattttctttgtttactCATGTTTTTGTACATATCCTCCATAAGGTAAAAGGCATTAATATGGTGGAGGATGCCTTCATTTTCAATCCTAAAAATGAACCCATAACAAAAGCTACTTGTTCCTTGaggttttcttttcatctttagAAATCGGTTGCAATCAAGTTGCAAGAGCATTTGACATGAAAGTTTTTCGAATGATGTTGGTGTTGTTGACAATGAATTATGGTCCATCTATGTATAAAGAATTCCTCTGTTTTCAAATATCAATAGCTAGTTTTATAGACCTCCAATTAGTTGTTTCTTGTCTTCAAACTAGGTTTCCTAAGGATCAACTACAGCCCCTCTTCCTCAAAGGTAGATTGGAAACTTTTCCTTCAACCACTCCCTAGGAGAAGTgatatttatgtttgtttttcgcatgaaacctcattttttttcccctaagaTATTAcctaattattcttattttcatcACAGCCAGTTAGTTCTCTCAATTCTGATCCAAACCTGTTAGAAATTAGGTAATATTGACCAATTCCAAGACCAAAATACAAGTAGAAAACACTTGAGAGTTCCTGGATGGAGGGAAACATTGtctaattttgaattgatttgaaaCAAATTTAGGGACAATTTTTTGTCCCTAACAAATGGATCCATTTTGGATGAACTTGAAGTTCAAGTATAAGTAAGGGGCAAAAATTTATGTATGTATCCCAATATCAATCATCATAGTTACAGACTCACTGCAACAGGATCCTAAATGTGCTTAGTTTATCAGAGGTGAGATAAGAAATTTGTAAATCTGCTGGGCTCTTGCAAGTTCTAAAAGCATCAAGTTCTTGGTCTATGTACAGAAATTTTTTCCCTCAAATATCTGCAAGGAATTGCAGGATTATATATGTCAGGGTAGTAAAACTATACAGGTAAGGAAATGTACCAGAAATGAATTAATCGGTCTCAACAAGAAATAGAATTCTTTGACAATGGCACAAAAAAGAGAGGCTGCTCTTTGTTCCTGATACAGTTGTTCTCTAGACAAATTGAGCACATTGTCAGTATTTATCTGTATTAAATACCTCACTTTTCAAGGTAGAATTCATCACCCTTCTCCTTGTCTATTCTCTTTGAATGATAGAGCAAGCAGCAGAGCGAGAAAGAACTCAGAGGCCATTAGAATTTGACCTTTAACCATGTCATAAGCAGAGTCAAGGCCAGTTAACATGGTAAAAGTCTTGTCTTGTTCTACCTCTTTAATTCTAACATTTATATCACTTGTTATATGAGTGTATTGGGTTAATTCATCCCAAATGCCTCCAAGAGTTCCATTGTATTGCCATATGCCTTTTTAAAGTTCATAAATCtttgcaaaattattttttcaccatACATTTCCTTATGGGCCTTCCACATTTCTTCAGCAGTAGTTCGAAAATACATACCTTCGACTAGTCACGGTTCCACAGAGTTGATCAACAATGATCTGACAAGATTGTCTCCAGATGCAGGGTTATCAGGTGTTGGAGCTGTCTTCTTTCCAGCAACAAAACCCATCTTGGATCTGCTGTAGAGATGAATGCTTGCTGCTTTGGACCAGATCACATAATTCGTTCCATTTAAGAGCATGGGGGAAGTATTCAGATTGGGGTTGTTGTCTTCATGGACAATGATATTTGGATTAGAGGAAGGTTCCAAGGTTTTAGCCATCACAGACTTCTACGTTGGGACAACTTTTGAAAACATGGATGTTTTattgctttgataccatgttgtGAAATATGGACAATTTGGAAAAGTGATGCATGTTCTCTCTCATTCAGACATGAATTTACAGTGTACAACTACAGCTACATCGTAGAaggaaagaagataaagttttaACGGTAATCGAGAAGGTGGTAGATAATAACTAGAAAGTCCCAAGCCGGcgttggttaatttttttttaatataaaaaaacatgtttaggtGATGCTGAATAAATCCAGATTATTAATTTGCCTATgctaaaaaagtttaattaatttaataatataattaaaataaatatttaaagtaaccacaataattaactataaatatCAACTTGCCAATATCATActtgggagaaaaaaaaataccaaaataaaacatgttagagaTTTATTATGCTCCGCCTCACCACCAGAACAATcttacaaaaaacatttttaatgtcATTACAAAAAACTAAACGACCACATTGAAAaaggtataaaattaaaaaataaatattaatataaaaaattttcaaagtaaaataaataaaaattaaaagaataatgattaaagatgatatgaaaagaaaaattaaaaaaagtcataataaaaaaattaatttttataaattatctcaaataaaatatatattaattaaataaacatggactaaatataaaggaaaaaaaaattttttaaaaatacttagaAGATTTTAAAGAGTAGTCTTGTAAattaagaaagagagaaaaataaaaggggaaAGGCTATCAAAGCCAAACTAGAAGTTTGTAAATCATATGTGGCATTTGGGGATGGAGATGTCATTGAGATGATtcaaaaatcatccataaagtCATCGCTTTGACTGTTAAGCTTTTTTTTAAGCACTATTCACATAGCACAGATATAACCTGTAAAAGTGATGTATTAATCATTTTtgtgttaataataatatttatttttgttaaattattaattttttcctcgGTCAACTtaactataacaaaaaaaaaatatgctaaaaatatgaaaaatttcaTGGACATCAATTGAAGAAACTTtgcttttaaaaagtaatttaattattttattgcgctttaaaaaaataaaaataccaaaagcTCATGTAtatgagtttaatttttaaaaaaaaagttatttagttATTTCATTGTGCTTAAAAGATGTTAAAAACCAATTTGTCACCTAGATAATCTAATAATGACTAATGGACcttatgaaatgaaatgattgcACTACTCTCAATAATCAagccaattgttttttattgagaatGATAAAATGGTTATTGTATTATTATAATCCGTAATGTTATGAGTTTGTATAGTGAAACTCTAatcctattttgtttttttttaatggagagATTTCTTTAACAACAGCCATACCTAGGTTGTTTTGCTTTCCCCTTCAATTTGTTTATCTTATCCAAAATtactaaataattaaatgacTCAACAAGTGAGCATATATGTTTGGTTTAtaatcatacaaaaatataaggaCCTGGTGATTTTGTAACCAGACGAAGATAAAATTAACAGAATACTAAGTTGTGTGATCATTTCACTgcagtaatttttattttgaattcccTCACAAATCATTGTGAGTTGAAgtagtgattttgtttttcttctaaattttcaatttgattcttaatttatttttatttttttcacaattaaaccctttTAGACTCAAATTAATAGTCAATcagttctttttctttcaaaagataataaaattgaaaaataaaggaccataataataataaaaaaaaaaacacgagtaaaataaatgataaattctAATTTCTTCCATAAATTTTAGTTTAGTCCCCCATATTTTTCAACATGTGTTTCTTCTGTTTGCCATTCTAGATCAGTCATCATGCCTAACTTGTTCATAGTTCATGACAGCAGTCAGCTTGTGATCAATTTCTCTAATGCAATTCATAATTTGCTAGTACTAGCTGATGAAGATCTCCTAGTCACAGAATGATAAGACACAAGGTTTTGTAACAATGGAAGGATAAAAATTGAACTACTAACATTTTCAATTTGCTGTCAATCATTAAAAGAAGAACTTAAACAATCCAGCATTCTAGTTAGTAGCGATGAGAATCCCTTGAGGAATATTTCAGCAAGAACCCAAAATTATTGTGCATCAAAATGGGAGTCCAGGAGATTATTACTCCCAGTTAAATGGAAGTGTTTGGGGGGCTTTGTTGCCAGAGGAACCACCAGACTGCGGTTGAAACGTTCCTGGAAAATGGACATTAGCATCCCTGTTATTGAAAACCAAAACAGAATCAATTGGCCCTAAACCATGATCATGTACTGTTGGGCCTATAGGATGCGATAAAGGGACTGAGTTATGTTGCACCATGAGGTTCCCGGATGCATGCGTCTGTGTTGATGACAGAAGAGAGAGAGCACAATCCGAGTCTTGTATTTGTGTTAACCTGTCACAGAACATACTATGGCTACTTGCCCCGCTACTTCCTGGCAAAGCAATGGTTCTTGGAAGCGGCTGGCAGACAGAAGCTTCCGGAGATGTCTGATTGTTAAGGCCAGGGCTGTGACAATGCAAAAAAGGGAACTGCTTCCCTCCATGGTAACTGCTCGAGGATGATCCGAAGAACAGGTTCTGTTTGTCAGGAAGTTGATGCAGATTATGATGCCTGCCATCTGCCTCAGTACTAGCAACTCCCGCCCACGTTGGATTCAATATGGTAGAGGATGGATATACATGGGAACTAGAGAATGGAAATAATGGGGCACCtgaaaaaatgttgaaaagatGTATTTAACTATTTAATCAAAAACATTTCATTTGCGAAAACAAATGACATATCTGATATTCTGACATACAGATCAATATGAATTACAGAAAGCCTTTAGAACTCCTTCAGTTTGGTTCTGTGCATTATGGAAGCAACTTTGAAATGACAAAATCAtgctaaataatttaaaattccaTTGACAAGCATTGATTTTAAGCAAATtcaagaaagagagaaatttcaatgttcaaattcaagtCAAAGTCCAGTCTGTATATTTGGAATCGTAGATCATTAGTATATTTCTGCAACGGCATGGGCAAAAGGTAAAAGTACGATGGTTATTGGCAGTGGAAATTGGCTATAGTGGCCACTAGATCATCATCTTCTAAGTGACATCATCCATGCAAGTTGAAGAGGCACTCAACTAGTTAAGTTTGAAATGAACTATAAAGATCTATGATTGTAATCATTGCCAATGAAGTCGTGCAACTGAGTGTGTGCCAGTATCCAGATTTAGAGCTGAAAAAGATTCCACTGAACATTGTTGTAACAAACCTTGATAATTGGATAAAAAACTTGGAGGACGAGAATGGGGATCTGGCTGGGGCTTCCTTCGCCGCCGATTGTGCCCATCAAGACGTTTCCTGCAGCTTCTTTTCCCTTCATCAAATTCCTCCAGGGAATGGAACCTAGTAAGGGAGTGGTAAAAGTATAAGACTGCTACGAAACCACAGGTGGACAGAGGTTTAGATGCAGAAGAAAAAACGAATAAAATGCATGTTATAGACATGAAGCCTGTTTTATTTACAGGACAAGAATGAAGCAAGGAAGGAGCCAGTCTAAGTGGAATAGTCATCAACACATTCCACAAAATCTCTTCAAGGTATTACCATTTCTGTTCAGAATAATGACCTTTCCATGTTCCTCCGCATACATGCTCAAACCACATGGCAGTTCTTTACAGAAATCACACTGTGAGGCGTGCTAAAACCATGTCTCAAAATAAATGCGGCGAAATGGTaaagaaatttgattttcatgcaGTACGAGCCTCTTGAAAGATGAACAGAAAATGATTATATCAGTACATTGTTtcctaaaattaaaagaaaatatctgtCAAACTCAGAAAAAGCAATGCAGAAGTGCAATAAGAAGATGAAATTAGCACACCCCTGTAAGAACATGAAAGCAGCTATGGAAAAAGATGGAAACTTATAATCAGAACaagatttaaatcaaaataactaaAGCACCATTAGAATTAGAGAAATTAAGAACACGATACCACAATTCATACCTGCTACATTGTTGGCAGAATCGCTGCCTCTGACCGCCAACTGTAACCTGAGGAGTCTTGGAATGAAGCTCACAGACCTTATGGCGCCTATGATAGTCCCTACAAGTACTGAGGTCTGAATTGCAACCATCAACAAGGCACATAGCTACCTGAGTTCCACTGTTAGCTCCGCGTGCTCTCTTCGTTGAACCAGAAGGTAAGGGCTGTAGTTTTGAGACTCCAGGCTGCTTCCAATTAATTATAGATTCATCACTTGAATTACCAACCCTACCAAGTTTCAAATCAATAGAAAAACCCCCTCCACTCCTGTTAACTCCAAAGTTAGTTGACCTATCAAATGCATCTATGCTTATGCTTGGAACAGCTCCTTGCTCAAATTCAGTCAAATCCCAGGAAGTTGCCTTCAAGTTCCAGTCCATAAAATCTACCACTTAAGAGAGCTGCTCTCCTCAGAGTTATCTTTCTATTGCTCCACACCACCTCTGCCAAGTCAATTAAACTTCTCTTTCACTGTTCACCGCCCTTGCATAAGAAATTACTTCACACTaaaccaaacaaacaaatcaagagaCATCCAGATATACAAAACTACACCAAATTTAAGCAATTAAACCTCAGCACAAGTAAAGACCAGCAGTTTAAACCTGACAAGCAAAGAACAGCACAGTTGAATAACCAAGCCCTTCTCTCATAACCCCCATTTTATACACTACAAACAACAATTTAATCCTCATATTTGCGTTGGTAGCTCAAAAGACTGTCAGATTTCAAGTGAACGgaattgtaaatttaaaattagagcTAGAATGTAAATCGGAAAAGATTTGGAGAAAACAAGAAATGCAAGGATGAGCATCTCAGAATGGTATTCTTTACTCAACCAAGCAGGTGGGGGGAAACAAGAAACCCCCAACAAAAGGCTATTCCTTTTTGTTTAGTGAGTGCAGCAATACAGTTTGCAGAGATATACTTCCAAGAAGATTGGAAGCTTAAAAAATGAAAGCTACTAAGTACtaactataaataaagaaatagtaataaataagtaaagaaagagagaaagaggtgAGAAAGTACTTACAGACAGGCTCACTAGAAGAAGACTTGGTTTGATCTTTCCCCACCCATTCATCCATTCATTCACTGACAATGATTCCATTTAGAACCCATAAAAGTGATCGGCAgtcaaggaaaaacaaaaaaaaacaaaacttacataacattaaaaaaaatacatcaagctGTAAAGCTGAGTGCGTGGTAGGTTTGAAAAATCACTACCTGTATGTACACCAGTACCAAAATGCCATAAATGGCTGATTATAATAATGTGTTGGGAGTGGGAAATTTTAGTAACAGTGAAAAGGGAGGTCACTGCTTGCTTGCCATGAATGGCCAAATAGAGCTATAAAGTCTTATGATACAAAGCTATCAACAGAAGCTTGTCTTTGGGTCTGGTTATTAAGTTCACCACTAGTCTTAAGCTCACcccttattatatatatatatatatatatatatataattattattattttcttttttcatgtttagggtttatttgaaatatataaaaaaataaggacagGCTGTTGGTTGTTCCTTTCAACTTTTTCTGGGAGGCAAGAAAAGAAGTACAAGGATATTGATGCTAATTGGGACAGAGCATGTGACCTTGTGTTTCACATTTCACAGCATGTTTTtccttttggatttcttttacTTCAAGGGGTGTGTGTGTATCCCACTCTACTTTTACTAGAGAGTGGGAAACAAACATTTTGAAACTTTGCTGCTCCCCTCAACTTgagctctctctttttctttttttcttttttttttctttttttagtgttttctttcttccttcctGGCCCTGCACAGGCGGAGGAGGAAGATTTTGAGATGCAACTTTGTGTTTGgaattttttctcctttcagcATCATTGAATGTGATTGCTTCTTGTTAAGGACCACCAGATTTTGTTTGTTCAATCATTTGCTTGTTGATTCTTCTAGCATAGTGTTGTAATTCTTGTTTATGGGAAATCATGATTAAATAATCAAGGATGGaacatgtttttttcccctttaacaA
The sequence above is drawn from the Populus alba chromosome 15, ASM523922v2, whole genome shotgun sequence genome and encodes:
- the LOC118057587 gene encoding F-box/LRR-repeat protein At5g63520, whose translation is MRFAYRGTTQMAKQLSGRMMCGFSLVTEEIMQNILSRLPALAFAYAACVNKRWYKICSQILKRPKLASALSLNPSLHDAVEEVIEQVLSEPIRPHFAIACISKEFNLELTHGLFRDANKSADIYIGVTKETISTNDSGFLTPRRCLDFYEVRG
- the LOC118057577 gene encoding LOW QUALITY PROTEIN: squamosa promoter-binding-like protein 13A (The sequence of the model RefSeq protein was modified relative to this genomic sequence to represent the inferred CDS: inserted 2 bases in 1 codon) yields the protein MDWNLKATSWDLTEFEQGAVPSISIDAFDRSTNFGVNRSGGGFSIDLKLGRVGNSSDESIINWKQPGVSKLQPLPSGSTKRARGANSGTQVAMCLVDGCNSDLSTCRDYHRRHKVCELHSKTPQVTVGGQRQRFCQQCSRFHSLEEFDEGKRSCRKRLDGHNRRRRKPQPDPHSRPPSFLSNYQGAPLFPFSSSHVYPSSTILNPTWAGVASTEADGRHHNLHQLPDKQNLFFGSSSSSYHGGKQFPFLHCHSPGLNNQTSPEASVCQPLPRTIALPGSSGASSHSMFCDRLTQIQDSDCXLSLFCHQHRRMHPGTSWCNITQSLYRIL